From a single Balearica regulorum gibbericeps isolate bBalReg1 chromosome 11, bBalReg1.pri, whole genome shotgun sequence genomic region:
- the CENPI gene encoding LOW QUALITY PROTEIN: centromere protein I (The sequence of the model RefSeq protein was modified relative to this genomic sequence to represent the inferred CDS: inserted 2 bases in 2 codons; deleted 1 base in 1 codon), with product MQRRQTSKQPLQVHHKNQTGLSAWRKGGRIDPEKSVQNHQSPNNQKNDSKQDSLEQALSYFEKVQDHVSLKKNNVLQKHLTTVESIALQRGLPPEGFDVLLNVALSGKLSDTVNTRLLKSLIPASVIPETSVVSSVSWLCVSKCSSNIQLLFLRWLITVFDFIDHKEQLHALYGFFFSFLQDEKMCPYVCXLLYLLTRKKMVIKPFRIRRLLDLQAKMGMQSHLQALLSLYKLFCPELVTITLPGKMKTYFKDSEGPWKATIKTVRRRKQENSPVSQPLFLGTAQPQSRKRKWNTQLIIPASSTNKNNLEEDRENQMVDFYSTNEFFPVEQLQTFXQLLQNIHHLEFPSQMGSVLTNPLLLHYMNCIKDESIYLRLYYWMGQTLQEECTWYVADNKQYEEFKDFLEMVYKAECFLQEGFSSCEEFLYKSLPLWDGFCCRSQILRLVSWIPLSSFSEMKSHLYDPLAQLFFTSSLYFKCSVLESLKELLQNWLNWHVIHLDSESDSQVHSLNTTLSGLVNVVAELIDFVGWISTVALRLENNPTFLLYFILDFYETVCDMYLRYNLPLLIMPPAGVFYPALLSMDSVSLNQLCYIMYRYRTNLVAAKENELSKKKILQFKFSSQTYQEYNQYIIAMVGCLWTSSAFQKDIHPQGLCMDDELLKKTTVQEFKTSFNIIYHPAMMGYAVLFLQQAWPDDMTFNFSLIKGKKWNWYLEYLYAQGLKGLKVFIESSINRVSQASHSKAGNMQV from the exons ATGCAGCGAAGACAGACCTCAAAGCAGCCTCTGCAAGTTCACCATAAAAACCAAACTGGTCTCTCTGCATGGCGAAAAGGAGGGAGAATTGACCCTGAAAAAAGTGTCCAGAATCATCAATCTCCTAACAACcagaaaaatgacagcaagCAAGACTCCCTTGAGCAAGCTTTGAGCTACTTTGAGAAAG tTCAAGACCATGTCTCACTGAAAAAGAACAATGTTCTGCAGAAACACTTGACTACTGTGGAAAGCATTGCCCTGCAAAGAGGGTTACCCCCTGAAGGATTTGATGTATTGCTAAATGTGGCACTCAGTGGCAAACTTT ctgataCAGTGAATACTCGTTTACTGAAGAGCCTGATTCCAGCCTCAGTAATACCAGAAACTTCTGTGGTTTCATCTGTatcttggctctgtgtcagcaaaTGCTCAAGCAACATCCAG ctgctttttttaagaTGGCTGATCACAGTGTTTGACTTCATTGATCACAAGGAACAACTTCATGCCCTCTatggtttcttcttttccttcttgcaagATGAGAAGATG TGCCCCTATGTCT ACCTGCTGTACCTGCTGACCAGGAAGAAAATGGTGA TCAAGCCTTTTCGGATTAGGAGACTGCTTGACCTCCAAGCAAAAATG GGAATGCAGTCTCATCTGCAGGCTCTACTATCACTTTACAAACTCTTCTGTCCTGAGCTGGTGACCATAACCCTTCCTGGGAAAATGAAG ACTTACTTCAAGGATTCAGAGGGCCCATGGAAAGCAACAATCAAGACAGTAAGGCgaagaaagcaggaaaactcTCCGGTGTCCCAGCCACTGTTTTTAGGCACAGCTCAACCTCAGTCACGAAAAAGG aaatggAATACTCAATTGATTATACCTGCAAGcagtacaaacaaaaataatttagaagagGACAGGGAAAACCAGATG GTTGACTTTTACAGTACAAATGAGTTTTTTCCAGTGGAGCAGCTGCAGACCT CTCAGCTCCTACAAAATATCCACCATCTAGAG tttcctTCCCAGATGGGTTCAGTGCTAACAAACCCTTTATTGCTTCACTACATGAATTGCATCAAAGATGAATCTATTTATCTGAGGCTCTACTATTGGATGGGCCAGACTCTTCAGGAAG AATGCACCTGGTATGTAGCTGATAATAAACAATATGAAGAATTCAAGGACTTCCTGGAAATGGTCTACAAGGCAGAGTGTTTCTTGCAG GAGggattttcttcctgtgaagAGTTCCTGTATAAGAGCCTTCCTCTCTGGGATGGCTTCTGTTGCCGATCACAAATCCTCAGACTTGTGAGTTGGATCCCCCTCAGCAGCTTCTCTG aaatgaagtcACATCTCTATGATCCCCTGGCACAGCTCTTTTTCACATCGTCCCTTTATTTTAAG TGCAGTGTTCTTGAGAGCCTGAAAGAGCTGTTGCAGAACTGGTTAAATTGGCACGTGATTCATCTGGATTCAGAGTCTGACTCTCAAGTCCATTCTTT GAATACCACCCTTTCTGGACTAGTGAACGTGGTGGCTGAACTGATCGACTTTGTTGGATGGATCTCTACTGTTGCATTGCGCTTGGAAAACAATCCTACTTTCTTGTTGTACTTCATCCTGGATTTCTATGAGACT GTGTGTGACATGTATCTGAGGTACAATCTGCCTTTGTTGATAATGCCTCCTGCTGGAGTTTTCTACCCAGCTCTTCTCAGCATGGATTCTGTCAGCTTGAATCAGCTCTGCTACATTATGTACAG gtatcGAACCAACTTGGTGGcggcaaaagaaaatgaactgaGTAAAAAG AAAATACTACAATTTAAGTTCAGTAGCCAGACATACCAAGAGTACAACCAGTACATAATAGCTATGGTGGGTTGTCTGTGGACATCCAGTGCATTCCAGAAGGATATTCATCCTCAAGGTCTTTGTATGGATGATGAACTGTTGAAGAAAACCACAGTGCAGGAATTCAAAACCAGCTTTAACATTATCTACCACCCAGCCATGATGGGCTATGCTGtcctcttcctgcagcag GCTTGGCCAGATGATATGACCTTCAACTTCAGTTTAATTAAG
- the TMEM35A gene encoding putative acetylcholine receptor chaperone has protein sequence MASPRTITIVALSVALGLFFVFMGTIKLTPRLSRDAYNEMKRAYKSYVRALPMLKKMGVSSILLRKTIGALEVVCGIVMTLVPGRPKDVANFLLLLLVLAVLFFHQLVGDPLKRYAHALVFGILLTCRLLIARQPEEQPPEKRILSVNGDELPLINEAAPEKGKMKVS, from the exons ATGGCATCTCCCAGGACTATCACCATCGTTGCCCTCTCGGTGGCCCTAGGGCTGTTCTTCGTCTTTATGGGGACCATCAAGCTGACCCCTCGGCTCAGCAGAGATGCTTACAATGAGATG AAACGAGCATACAAAAGCTATGTGCGGGCCCTTCCCATGCTAAAGAAGATGGGAGTCAGCTCCATCCTTCTCCGCAAGACCATTGGTGCCCTAGAAGTGGTGTGTGGCATTGTCATGACGCTGGTGCCTGGTCGCCCCAAAGATGTAGCcaactttctcctccttctccttgtgCTGGCTGTGCTCTTTTTCCACCAGCTAGTGGGGGATCCACTCAAGCGTTACGCACATGCCCTAGTCTTTGGGATCCTGCTTACCTGTCGTCTGCTGATTGCCCGTCAGCCTGAGGAGCAGCCACCAGAAAAAAGGATCCTGTCAGTGAATGGGGATGAGCTACCACTCATCAATGAAGCAGCTcctgaaaaaggcaaaatgaaggTATCCTAG